The following are from one region of the Ananas comosus cultivar F153 linkage group 20, ASM154086v1, whole genome shotgun sequence genome:
- the LOC109725562 gene encoding uncharacterized protein LOC109725562, giving the protein MEALFEDIYTLEKDKFHLAAHCFEGSARLWWTQVKKSHSLDLASVTWEAFQEMILMEYFPESDKRKINEDFRKLRQSSRSVREYEREFTHLVNYVSSLVHGNRDRAEAFEHGLRPEIFKVIHAFRLKTYKEVLDRALCVERGNAIAREEREAFEKDEERDKSKKRAASGSARQSRSKRPPRPQRSQWRGGRSQT; this is encoded by the coding sequence atggaggcgttgttcgaggacatctacaccctcgagaaggataaattTCACCTAGCGGCTCACTGTTTTGAAGGGTCGGCTCGATTGTGGTGGACACAAGTGAAGAAAAGTCACTCGTTGGATCTCGCTTCTGTCACTTGGGAGGCATTTCAGGAGATGATATTGATGGAGTATTTTCCCGAGAGTGACAAGCGGAAGATCAATGAAGATTTTCGCAAGTTAAGGCAAAGTAGCCGGtcagtgcgggagtacgagagggagttcacgCACCTAGTCAATTACGTGTCGAGCTTGGTTCATGGCAATAGGGACCGGGCGGAGGCTTTTGAGCACGGGTTGCGACCCGAAATATTCAAGGTTATTCATGCGttccgcttgaagacctacAAGGAGGTACTTGACCGCGCGCTTTGTGTGGAGCGCGGCAATGCTATTgcgcgagaggagcgcgaggcattTGAGAAGGACGAGGAAAGggataagtccaagaagcgGGCAGCTAGTGGATCCGCGAGGCAGTCGAGGtctaagcgaccccctcgaCCTCAGCGATCACAGTGGCGGGGAGGCAGGAGTCAGACATAG